A genomic region of Enterococcus sp. 12C11_DIV0727 contains the following coding sequences:
- a CDS encoding DUF3224 domain-containing protein, which yields MSATFNVTRWDEQPVDEQKINFPVNRVQAEYELEGDLEGKAWVEYLLYYLESNKEDGHLATARISGFLHFEGQYKGKTGTFTAAEKGIFDKGSLDSPGMIIKGTGELQALTGSYQYDFVGENSKLILDFKADE from the coding sequence ATGAGCGCAACATTCAACGTGACAAGATGGGATGAACAACCAGTAGATGAACAAAAGATCAATTTTCCAGTGAATCGAGTTCAGGCAGAATATGAACTTGAAGGGGATCTAGAAGGCAAAGCTTGGGTCGAGTATCTTCTTTATTATTTAGAAAGCAACAAAGAAGATGGACACCTTGCAACAGCACGAATATCAGGATTTCTTCACTTTGAAGGCCAATATAAAGGAAAAACAGGAACCTTTACAGCGGCTGAAAAAGGAATTTTTGATAAAGGATCACTTGATTCACCAGGAATGATCATTAAAGGTACAGGAGAGTTACAAGCCTTGACGGGGTCTTATCAATATGATTTTGTTGGCGAAAACAGTAAGTTGATCTTGGACTTTAAGGCTGATGAATAA
- a CDS encoding WYL domain-containing protein — translation MTFSYTNGKGKKANREVMPNKLIFKQNAWYLAGYCCARETTRLFKLRRMKDLLISANNIDDAYLIKDYQPESAKICVEFKIKNALFYRIQEDLTNIEFEQVGEFTKVKTWQPEGTWLTTYLLSFGAAVEVVKPIELKEKIKEEITKITQIYF, via the coding sequence ATTACTTTTTCCTATACGAACGGAAAAGGAAAAAAAGCTAACAGAGAAGTCATGCCAAATAAATTGATCTTCAAACAAAATGCCTGGTACTTGGCAGGCTATTGTTGTGCTAGAGAAACGACTCGACTATTTAAATTAAGACGGATGAAGGATTTGCTAATTTCAGCAAACAATATTGATGATGCTTATTTGATCAAAGACTATCAACCAGAATCTGCCAAGATATGTGTTGAGTTTAAGATAAAAAATGCCCTGTTTTACCGCATACAGGAAGACTTAACGAATATTGAGTTCGAGCAAGTGGGTGAATTCACCAAAGTCAAAACTTGGCAGCCAGAAGGTACGTGGCTGACTACTTATTTATTGTCATTCGGCGCGGCGGTTGAAGTGGTGAAGCCAATTGAATTGAAAGAGAAAATCAAAGAAGAGATCACGAAGATCACTCAAATTTATTTTTAA
- a CDS encoding helix-turn-helix transcriptional regulator, with protein MNNLSRLFYIMHYLTMHNKANATILAEQLEVSTRTIYRDIDTLSSLGFPVYAQSGRDGGIRLLDTHHLSATFVDDEEQDHIMVDLQNLAATNLKSITPLMNKLSSLFKKEVEPWIDIDFSTWGREDEATVIELITKAKNQKNVLLFPIRTEKEKKLTEKSCQIN; from the coding sequence ATGAATAATCTATCTAGATTATTTTATATTATGCATTATTTAACCATGCATAATAAAGCAAACGCGACAATTTTGGCAGAGCAACTGGAAGTATCGACTCGTACGATCTATCGAGATATTGATACACTGTCTTCCTTAGGTTTTCCAGTATATGCTCAAAGTGGACGAGATGGCGGAATCCGTTTGTTGGATACGCATCATCTGTCCGCAACGTTTGTGGATGATGAAGAGCAAGATCATATTATGGTGGACTTGCAGAATTTAGCCGCTACCAATCTAAAAAGCATTACCCCATTAATGAATAAGCTTTCCTCCTTATTTAAGAAAGAAGTCGAACCTTGGATCGATATTGATTTTTCAACATGGGGACGAGAAGATGAAGCAACTGTAATCGAATTGATCACTAAAGCAAAAAATCAAAAAAATGTATTACTTTTTCCTATACGAACGGAAAAGGAAAAAAAGCTAACAGAGAAGTCATGCCAAATAAATTGA